In Vibrio crassostreae, one DNA window encodes the following:
- a CDS encoding non-ribosomal peptide synthetase → MKLYSIALDSKCPCSHELANLIYELGHNIISSKPDETVSETEDSMKVDFTLKRYHPDDIDLGSRSSVYISVAHESDNEQYIVSTLAPFDGQLVLITKSVIKNGFTHNGADIHKEICTVVEQCVSLTLTRLSQGLTKDNTIPSDELVHYSEVDLHELKFWHKSNETIENGKYYQGLYEAYENTVMLFPQKAAVKFGDTSISYKELEGKVERYASNIQNLLYSGSCAEQQVIAIALPKSIELYATILAVLKLNACYVPIDPEYPEDRIKNILKGSKPQLLIGALNFETETRATSIDALEQNIDIGTTATSFKYEENTSQNAVMIYTSGSTGVPKGVQLTHQNVAHFCHWYITETNLSYDSRCLQFTTVSFDASLLDIFPTFTTGGTLIVPSSEQRHDFEQLNNLILEESVTHCFIPPAMLSAMPQCSWPSMEYIITGGDVCDSAAIDHWSGQSNLVNIYGPTECTVLATFKRLDQGCNNKVIGQPINNTQVYLINEKGDPCQTLEQGELYIAGKGVGPGYVRDIIQTNERFAPIESNSKAGKTYRTGDICFWDNNGEINFIGRRDNQLKIRGFRVELGEIENTILRLDLYTGCVVIADDKKQIRAFVKGPKSNVSTDQLRVELGECLPDYMMPVLIKELQEFPYTVNGKVDRKKLAEFKVRSVGTTKDEVWTKLQTELREIWAESLDVDPEDLSLNSSFFDMGGHSLLVSKMLLTVRNTYEGSFTLARFMEKPTIEALSKLLTSDHLTKGAQISDRIYADLVLDQKIAPFTEENLNAFNPRAVLLTGATGFLGVHILEQLVQKTDAIIYCHIRASSQEYALKKLAENYRKFGVNDFNQNPRIKVVCGDLAAPQLGLTDSDYQMLCGNVDVIYHNGAQVNHIYDYTYLYNANVRSTIDLLRMACTGQQKQVVYVSTLSAASNLNEQGHIVEEGPAGQLPAFVNNGYNLTKWVSEQLVWQAYERGVPITLVRPGNITGHSQTGHCFPDQNRILLLLKGAAQMGVAPNWDLQFDLCPVDFIAQGLVEGSLDKVKHTPVLHFHNPKPLTWKQYVGRLNHHGIPIKFISDDQWRSMLLTLDESNALYQVVSFYLDENSEDIGDISNIDYKKTLNRLNQSGLDYPEKDNKLIDANLGYLISSGFIAETVNIKLVTS, encoded by the coding sequence ATGAAACTTTATTCTATTGCACTTGATAGCAAGTGTCCTTGCTCGCATGAACTAGCCAATCTTATTTACGAGCTTGGTCATAATATTATTTCATCAAAACCCGACGAAACTGTTTCTGAAACTGAAGACTCAATGAAGGTCGATTTCACTCTTAAGCGTTACCATCCTGATGACATCGATTTAGGTTCAAGGTCGTCAGTGTATATTAGCGTGGCTCATGAGAGTGATAATGAACAATACATTGTTTCTACATTAGCACCATTTGACGGGCAGTTGGTGCTAATTACTAAGTCAGTCATAAAGAACGGATTCACACATAATGGGGCAGATATTCACAAAGAAATTTGTACAGTTGTAGAACAGTGTGTTTCTTTGACGCTCACACGCTTGTCACAAGGTTTAACCAAAGATAACACAATTCCTAGTGATGAATTAGTGCACTATTCAGAGGTTGACCTTCATGAATTAAAATTTTGGCACAAGTCTAATGAGACGATCGAGAACGGAAAGTATTATCAAGGTTTATACGAAGCTTATGAAAATACGGTTATGTTGTTCCCCCAAAAGGCAGCGGTCAAATTTGGTGATACCTCGATCTCTTACAAAGAGCTGGAAGGTAAGGTTGAAAGATATGCGTCAAATATTCAAAATCTCCTGTATTCAGGTAGTTGTGCAGAACAACAAGTCATAGCAATCGCATTACCAAAGTCCATCGAATTATATGCAACGATTCTGGCAGTGTTAAAACTAAATGCTTGTTATGTGCCCATCGACCCCGAGTACCCAGAAGACCGAATTAAGAACATATTGAAAGGCTCTAAACCTCAATTATTAATTGGAGCGTTAAATTTTGAGACAGAAACGCGAGCTACTTCAATAGATGCCCTAGAGCAAAATATTGATATCGGAACAACAGCGACGTCGTTTAAATACGAAGAAAACACAAGTCAAAATGCTGTGATGATCTATACGTCAGGTTCAACGGGTGTTCCAAAAGGCGTGCAACTCACTCATCAGAATGTGGCTCATTTCTGTCACTGGTATATCACAGAAACGAATCTATCATATGATTCTCGTTGTCTTCAGTTCACAACAGTTTCCTTCGACGCATCTCTATTAGATATCTTCCCTACATTTACAACTGGGGGGACACTTATTGTACCTTCATCAGAGCAGCGACATGACTTCGAACAACTAAACAATTTAATCTTAGAAGAGTCAGTCACACACTGTTTCATACCACCAGCAATGTTATCGGCAATGCCGCAGTGTTCATGGCCATCTATGGAATACATCATCACCGGTGGCGATGTCTGTGACAGTGCAGCGATCGATCATTGGTCCGGACAGTCAAATTTGGTCAATATATATGGGCCTACTGAATGTACTGTGCTGGCTACCTTTAAACGACTAGATCAAGGCTGCAATAACAAAGTCATTGGACAGCCAATCAATAATACTCAGGTTTACCTGATTAATGAAAAAGGCGATCCTTGCCAGACTCTGGAGCAAGGTGAGCTGTATATAGCAGGGAAAGGAGTTGGACCTGGGTATGTACGAGATATTATTCAAACTAATGAACGATTTGCCCCGATTGAATCGAACTCAAAAGCAGGCAAAACGTATCGCACGGGTGATATTTGCTTTTGGGACAATAATGGTGAAATTAACTTTATTGGTCGTCGGGACAATCAGCTTAAAATTCGAGGATTTCGAGTTGAGCTTGGTGAGATAGAAAACACGATTCTTCGATTAGACCTTTACACTGGGTGTGTAGTTATAGCCGACGATAAAAAACAGATCAGAGCTTTTGTTAAAGGTCCGAAATCTAATGTTTCTACCGACCAATTACGTGTTGAGTTGGGCGAATGCTTACCAGATTATATGATGCCAGTATTAATCAAAGAGCTCCAAGAATTTCCTTACACGGTCAACGGTAAAGTTGACCGTAAAAAACTTGCAGAATTCAAAGTGCGTTCGGTTGGTACCACCAAAGATGAAGTTTGGACTAAATTACAAACGGAATTGAGAGAAATATGGGCTGAATCACTCGACGTTGACCCTGAGGACTTATCTCTGAATTCATCGTTTTTTGATATGGGAGGTCATTCATTACTTGTATCAAAAATGCTCCTCACGGTAAGGAATACCTACGAAGGAAGCTTTACATTAGCTCGCTTCATGGAAAAACCAACGATCGAAGCACTAAGCAAACTTTTAACGTCGGACCACCTCACGAAAGGGGCGCAGATTTCAGACCGAATATATGCAGATTTGGTACTGGATCAAAAAATCGCCCCCTTTACTGAAGAGAATCTTAACGCATTTAATCCCCGTGCAGTTTTATTAACAGGGGCTACAGGATTTTTAGGTGTTCATATTTTGGAGCAATTGGTTCAAAAGACTGATGCGATTATCTATTGCCACATCCGAGCAAGCTCTCAAGAATATGCACTCAAGAAACTGGCTGAAAATTATAGAAAATTCGGGGTCAATGACTTTAATCAGAACCCTCGAATCAAAGTGGTATGTGGTGATCTAGCTGCCCCGCAGCTAGGTCTAACTGACAGCGACTACCAAATGCTATGCGGAAATGTTGATGTCATTTATCACAACGGTGCGCAAGTGAATCATATCTATGATTACACTTATCTTTACAATGCTAATGTTCGCTCGACCATCGATCTACTACGTATGGCTTGCACTGGTCAGCAGAAGCAAGTGGTCTATGTCTCAACATTAAGTGCTGCAAGTAATCTAAATGAACAAGGACACATTGTGGAAGAGGGGCCAGCAGGGCAGCTACCGGCTTTCGTAAACAATGGATATAACCTCACCAAATGGGTTTCTGAACAATTGGTTTGGCAAGCTTATGAACGAGGCGTCCCAATAACACTTGTTCGACCAGGGAACATTACTGGGCATTCTCAAACTGGCCATTGTTTCCCTGACCAGAATCGAATTTTGTTGCTATTAAAGGGGGCTGCACAAATGGGGGTCGCCCCAAATTGGGATTTACAGTTCGATCTGTGCCCCGTCGACTTTATCGCCCAAGGTCTTGTGGAAGGTTCATTAGATAAAGTTAAACATACACCTGTTCTTCACTTTCATAACCCGAAACCACTAACTTGGAAACAATATGTGGGTCGGC